A window of Scomber scombrus chromosome 23, fScoSco1.1, whole genome shotgun sequence contains these coding sequences:
- the gmpr2 gene encoding GMP reductase 2: MPRIENDIKLDFKDVLLRPKRSTLKSRSEVDLMRSFTFRNSKGTYKGIPIIAANMDTVGTFEMALALHQFTLFTTIHKHYSVDDWKEFAKEHPECLQSLAVSTGTGESDFERISTILAAVPQLQYVCVDVANGYSEHFVHFVKDVREKFPTHTIMAGNVVTGEMVEELILAGADIIKVGIGPGSVCTTRKKTGVGYPQLSAVIECADAAHGLGGHIISDGGCTCPGDVSKAFGAGADFVMLGGMLAGHSESGGEVIEKNGKKYKLFYGMSSEVAMKRHAGGVAEYRASEGKTVEVPYKGPVDDTIRDILGGVRSTCTYVGAGKLKELSRRTTFIRVTQQLNTVFGNDS; encoded by the exons ATGCCTCGCATTGAGAATGACATCAAACTGGACTTCAAGGATGTGCTCCTTCGCCCAAAGCGGAGCACACTCAAGTCAAGGAGTGAG gtgGATCTGATGAGGAGCTTCACCTTCAGGAACTCCAAGGGTACCTACAAAGGCATCCCCATCATCGCTGCTAACATGGACACTGTGGGGACCTTTGAGATGGCCCTGGCTTTACACCAG TTCACTCTCTTCACCACAATCCACAAGCATTACTCTGTGGACGACTGGAAGGAGTTTGCAAAAGAACATCCTGAATGCCTGCAG AGTTTAGCGGTCAGCACAGGTACGGGCGAGAGCGACTTTGAGAGGATTTCCACCATCTTGGCGGCGGTGCCACAGCTGCAGTACGTCTGTGTGGACGTGGCTAACGGCTACTCTGAACACTTTGTCCACTTTGTCAAAGACGTCAGGGAGAAGTTCCCCACACACACTATAATG GCAGGAAACGTGGTGACGGGAGAgatggtggaggagctgatccTCGCTGGCGCTGACATCATCAAAGTAGGCATCGGACCAG GCTCTGTGTGCACCACCCGTAAGAAGACAGGGGTGGGGTACCCCCAGCTCAGCGCTGTGATTGAGTGTGCAGATGCAGCTCACGGTTTGGGTGGCCACATAATCTCT GATGGGGGATGTACTTGCCCGGGAGATGTGTCAAAGGCTTTTG GTGCCGGAGCTGACTTTGTGATGCTGGGTGGCATGCTGGCAGGCCACTCAGAGAGCGGGGGAGAGGTCATTGAGAAAAACGGCAAGAAATACAAGCTGTTCTATGGAATGAGCTCCGAAGTGGCGATGAAGAGGCACGCAGGGGGCGTGGCTGAGTACAG AGCATCTGAGGGGAAGACAGTGGAAGTTCCTTACAAAGGTCCCGTGGACGATACAATACGAGACATCCTGGGCGGGGTCCGCTCCACCTGCACCTATGTTGGGGCGGGCAAGCTGAAGGAGCTGAGCCGCAGGACCACCTTCATTAGGGTCACCCAGCAGCTCAACACCGTCTTCGGCAACGACAGCTGA
- the slc7a8a gene encoding LOW QUALITY PROTEIN: solute carrier family 7 member 8a (The sequence of the model RefSeq protein was modified relative to this genomic sequence to represent the inferred CDS: inserted 2 bases in 1 codon; deleted 3 bases in 3 codons) translates to MTDGPRQRASTSGSAKDAAGEKESGGGVALKKEIGLVSACGIIVGNIIGSGIFVSPKGVMENASSVGVALIVWIITGIITAIGALCYAELGVTIPKSGGDYSYVKDIFGGLAGFLRLWIAVLVIYPTNQAVIALTFSNYVLQPLFPTCFPPENGLRLLAAVCLLLLTWVNCSSVRWATRVQDMXHSGKLLALALIIIMGLVQICKGEYYWLEPANAFEPFQEYDVGLIALAFLQGSFAYGGWNFLNYVTEELVDPYVNLPRAIFISIPLVTFVYVFANIAYVTAMSPWSCLPQMLLAVTFGEKLLGVMSWIMPISVALSTFGGVNGSLFTSSRLFFAGAREGHLPSLLAMIHVKRCTPIPALLFTCLSTLLMLCTSDMYTLINYVGFINYLFYGVTVAGQIVLRYKQPDMHRPIKISLIWPVIYLIFWAFLLIFSLYSEPVVCGIGLAIMLTGVPVYFLGVYWDNKPKCFDALVGKMTYLGQKFCVVVYPELGSSSSSEEEGEEMKEAMSPLSKQDGENHKSADC, encoded by the exons GTAACATTATCGGCTCAGGTATTTTCGTTAGTCCGAAGGGAGTGATGGAGAATGCCAGCTCAGTGGGCGTGGCCCTGATCGTCTGGATCATCACAGGAATCATCACCGCCATCGGGGCGCTCTGCTACGCCGAACTGGGTGTCACCATCCCCAAATCGGGAGGAGACTACTCTTACGTCAAGGACATCTTCGGAGGGCTGGCTGG GTTCCTTCGTCTGTGGATTGCCGTGCTGGTGATCTACCCGACCAACCAGGCTGTGATCGCGCTGACGTTCTCCAACTACGTCCTGCAGCCCCTCTTCCCCACCTGCTTTCCACCGGAGAACGGCCTGCGCCTGCTGGCTGCCGTCTGCCTCT tgCTGCTGACGTGG GTGAACTGCTCCAGCGTGAGGTGGGCCACCAGGGTGCAGGACAT TCACAGCGGCAAGCTTCTGGCCCTcgccctcatcatcatcatgggcCTCGTGCAGATCTGCAAGG GAGAGTACTACTGGCTGGAG CCCGCCAACGCCTTCGAGCCCTTCCAGGAGTATGATGTGGGTTTGATAGCTTTAGCCTTCCTACAAGGCTCCTTCGCCTATGGAGGATGGAACTTCCTCAACTACGTCACAGAAGAGCTGGTGGATCCCTATGT GAACCTTCCTCGTGCCATCTTCATCTCCATCCCCCTCGTGACCTTCGTTTACGTCTTTGCCAACATCGCCTACGTCACGGCCATGAGCCCGTGGAGCTGCTTGCCTCAAATGCTGTTGGCCGTG ACATTTGGTGAGAAGCTGCTGGGCGTCATGTCGTGGATCATGCCCATCTCTGTGGCTCTGTCCACCTTCGGGGGAGTC AACGGTTCCCTCTTCACATCCTCACG ATTGTTCTTCGCTGGAGCCAGAGAGGGACATCTCCCTAGTCTGCTGGCCATGATTCATGTGAAACGCTGCACTCCCATCCCAGCTCTGCTCTTCACA tGTCTGTCCACTCTGCTCATGCTGTGCACCAGTGACATGTACACGCTCATCAACTACGTGGGCTTCATCAACTACCTCTTCTACGGAGTCACTGTCGCCGGGCAGATTGTACTGCGTTACAAGCAGCCCGACATGCACCGGCCAATCAAG ATCAGCCTGATATGGCCAGTCATTTACCTCATCTTCTGGGCCTTCCTGCTCATCTTCTCCCTTTACTCTGAGCCCGTGGTGTGTGGCATCGGCCTGGCCATCATGCTCACTGGAGTCCCCGTTTATTTCCTGGGAGTCTACTGGGACAACAAGCCAAAGTGCTTTGACGCTTTAGTTG GCAAGATGACGTACTTGGGCCAGAAGTTTTGTGTGGTGGTTTACCCGGAGctaggcagcagcagcagcagcgaagaggaaggagaggaaatgaaggaggCCATGTCTCCTCTGTCCAAGCAGGACGGAGAAAACCACAAGTCAGCGGATTGCTAA
- the nedd8 gene encoding NEDD8 — MLIKVKTLTGKEIEIDIEPTDKVERIKERVEEKEGIPPQQQRLIYSGKQMNDEKTAADYKIQGGSVLHLVLALRGGETLYSLPAL; from the exons ATGCTGATTAAAGTGAAG acactCACGGGAAAGGAGATAGAGATTGATATAGAGCCCACAGATAAG GTGGAGAGGATTAAAGAAAgggtggaggagaaggaagggatcCCTCCGCAGCAGCAGAGGTTGATCTACAGTGGAAAACAGAT GAACGAcgagaaaacagcagcagactaCAAAATCCAGGGAGGCTCTGTTCTCCATCTGGTTCTTGCTCTACGAGGAGGAGAGACGCTCTACTCTCTGCCTGCGTTGTAg